One Saccharopolyspora erythraea NRRL 2338 genomic region harbors:
- the ilvA gene encoding threonine ammonia-lyase produces the protein MRLVGLDRIRAAGEKLEGIARRTPLEHSRVLGEACRGEVHLKCENLQRTGSFKLRGGYVRLAGLDAGRRATGVVAASAGNHAQGVALAASLLGIRSTVFMPERAPLPKVAATKAYGAEVRLHGAVLGEALEAARAHADATGAEFIHPFDHPDIIAGQGTVGTEILEQLPDVRTVVVPAGGGGLVSGIAAAVKAEHPQVRVLAVQAEQAAAWPPSLAAGKPVALLDTQRTMADGIAVPAPSELTFAHVSELVDDVLTVGEEALSRALLLCLERAKLVVEPAGVAAVAGLLEHPEQFGSPTAVVLSGGNIDPLLMLQLIQHGMTSAGRYLSLRVRLPDRPGSLAGLLARLGALSANVIDIEHSRIAGALALGEVDVEISLETRGPEHREQVFSELEAAGFVVVARR, from the coding sequence ATGCGCCTGGTCGGCCTGGACCGCATCCGCGCTGCCGGTGAGAAGCTCGAGGGCATCGCGCGCCGGACACCGCTCGAGCACTCCCGGGTCCTCGGCGAAGCGTGCCGGGGCGAGGTCCACCTCAAGTGCGAGAACCTCCAGCGCACCGGGTCCTTCAAACTCCGCGGCGGCTACGTCCGGCTCGCCGGCCTGGACGCCGGGCGCCGGGCCACCGGAGTCGTCGCGGCCAGCGCGGGCAACCACGCCCAGGGCGTCGCGTTGGCCGCCTCGCTGCTCGGAATCCGCTCGACGGTCTTCATGCCCGAGCGCGCACCGCTGCCGAAGGTCGCGGCGACCAAGGCTTACGGGGCCGAGGTGCGGTTGCACGGGGCCGTGCTGGGGGAGGCGCTGGAGGCCGCGCGTGCGCACGCGGACGCGACGGGGGCCGAGTTCATCCACCCGTTCGACCACCCCGACATCATCGCCGGTCAGGGCACGGTCGGCACCGAGATCCTGGAGCAGTTGCCGGACGTCCGGACAGTGGTGGTGCCCGCAGGCGGCGGCGGGCTGGTCAGCGGCATCGCCGCGGCCGTGAAGGCGGAGCACCCGCAGGTGCGGGTGCTCGCCGTCCAAGCGGAGCAGGCCGCCGCCTGGCCGCCGTCGCTGGCGGCGGGAAAACCGGTTGCTCTGCTCGACACCCAGCGGACGATGGCCGACGGCATCGCGGTCCCCGCGCCGAGCGAGCTGACCTTCGCCCACGTCAGCGAGCTCGTCGACGACGTGCTCACGGTGGGGGAGGAGGCGCTCTCGCGCGCGCTGCTGCTGTGCCTGGAACGGGCGAAGCTGGTGGTCGAACCCGCCGGCGTCGCGGCGGTCGCCGGACTGCTGGAGCACCCGGAGCAGTTCGGCTCGCCCACCGCCGTGGTCCTCTCCGGCGGCAACATCGACCCGCTGCTGATGTTGCAGCTGATCCAGCACGGCATGACCTCGGCGGGCCGCTACCTGTCGCTGCGGGTGCGGCTGCCGGACCGGCCGGGTTCGCTTGCCGGGCTGCTGGCCCGGCTCGGCGCGCTGTCGGCCAACGTCATCGACATCGAGCACTCCCGGATCGCCGGTGCCCTCGCGCTGGGCGAGGTCGACGTCGAGATCAGCCTGGAGACCCGCGGCCCCGAGCACCGCGAACAGGTCTTCTCGGAACTGGAGGCCGCGGGGTTCGTCGTGGTCGCCAGGAGGTGA
- a CDS encoding cystathionine beta-synthase has product MDYVEHIADLVGNTPLVRLNSLAKGATPVLAKVEYMNPGGSVKDRIALRMVEAAEASGELRPGGTIVEPTSGNTGVGLAMVAQRKGYRCVFVCPDKVSEDKRNVLAAYGAEVVVCPTAVPPEHPDSYYSVSDRLVTEIDGAWKPNQYANPANPESHYHSTGPEIWRQTEGRVTHFVAGIGTGGTISGTGRYLKEVSDGRVQIIGADPEGSVYSGGVGRPYLVEGVGEDFWPDTYDRDICDQIVAVSDADSFHVTRDLAREEALLVGGSCGMAVAAALKIAETTGPDDVIVVLLPDGGRGYLTKVFNDSWMASYGFLSPDHAGGSVGDVLRRKDGTIPELVHVHPNETVAEAVAILREFGVSQMPVVNAEPPVMAAEVAGAVNERDLLDALFAGRANLADRVELHMSPPLPTIGAGEEISSAMGALTNADGAMVLIDGKPAGVVTRQDVLGFIAGR; this is encoded by the coding sequence GTGGACTACGTCGAGCACATCGCCGATCTGGTGGGCAACACTCCGTTGGTACGGCTGAACTCGCTGGCCAAGGGGGCGACCCCCGTCTTGGCCAAGGTCGAGTACATGAACCCCGGCGGCAGCGTGAAGGACCGCATCGCGCTGCGGATGGTGGAGGCGGCCGAGGCCTCCGGCGAGCTCCGGCCGGGCGGCACGATCGTCGAGCCCACCTCCGGCAACACCGGCGTGGGGCTTGCGATGGTCGCCCAGCGCAAGGGCTACCGGTGCGTCTTCGTCTGCCCGGACAAGGTCAGCGAGGACAAGCGCAACGTGCTCGCGGCGTACGGGGCCGAGGTGGTGGTCTGCCCGACGGCGGTCCCGCCGGAGCACCCGGACTCCTACTACAGCGTCTCCGACCGCCTGGTCACCGAGATCGACGGCGCCTGGAAGCCCAACCAGTACGCGAACCCGGCCAACCCCGAGTCGCACTACCACTCCACCGGCCCCGAGATCTGGCGCCAGACCGAGGGCCGGGTCACCCACTTCGTCGCCGGCATCGGCACCGGTGGCACGATCTCGGGCACCGGCCGCTACCTCAAGGAGGTCTCCGACGGTCGGGTGCAGATCATCGGCGCCGACCCGGAGGGTTCGGTGTACTCCGGCGGTGTCGGCCGCCCGTACCTGGTCGAGGGCGTGGGCGAGGACTTCTGGCCGGACACCTACGACCGCGACATCTGCGACCAGATCGTGGCCGTCTCCGACGCCGACTCCTTCCACGTCACGCGCGACCTGGCCCGCGAGGAGGCCCTGCTGGTGGGCGGCTCCTGCGGGATGGCGGTGGCGGCGGCGCTGAAGATCGCCGAGACCACCGGCCCCGACGACGTCATCGTCGTGCTGCTGCCCGACGGCGGCCGCGGCTACCTCACCAAGGTCTTCAACGACTCCTGGATGGCCTCCTACGGCTTCCTCTCGCCCGACCACGCCGGCGGCTCGGTCGGCGACGTGCTGCGCCGCAAGGACGGCACGATCCCCGAGCTCGTGCACGTGCACCCGAACGAGACGGTCGCCGAGGCGGTGGCGATCCTGCGCGAGTTCGGCGTCTCGCAGATGCCGGTCGTCAACGCCGAGCCCCCGGTGATGGCGGCCGAGGTCGCGGGCGCGGTCAACGAGCGCGACCTCCTCGACGCGCTGTTCGCCGGCCGCGCGAATCTGGCCGACCGGGTCGAGCTGCACATGTCCCCGCCGTTGCCGACCATCGGCGCGGGGGAGGAGATCAGCTCCGCGATGGGCGCGCTAACCAACGCCGACGGCGCCATGGTGCTCATCGACGGGAAGCCGGCCGGTGTGGTGACCCGCCAGGATGTGCTCGGTTTCATCGCCGGAAGATGA
- a CDS encoding cystathionine gamma-synthase — protein MTDGFATRAIHAGQDADPTTGSVIVPIHATSTYAQDGVGGMRSGYEYSRTGNPTRTALEECLAALEGGRHARAFASGMAATDAVLRATLRPGDHLIIPDDAYGGTFRLIDKVLSGWGVEYTPVPVSDVDAARAAIRANTKLIWIETPTNPLLNIGDIAALAQLAHDTGTKLVVDNTFASPYLQQPLELGAAVVVHSTTKYLGGHSDVVGGAVVTSDDELAQQVAFLQNSAGAVPGPFDAWLTLRGLKTLAVRMDRHSANAERVVAALQNHPKVARVLYPGLEEHPGHDVAVKQMRSFGGMVSFIHADGEQAALDVCARTRLFTLAESLGGVESLIEHPGRMTHASTAGSMLQVPSDLVRLSVGIEDAGDLVEDLLSALD, from the coding sequence ATGACCGACGGCTTCGCCACCCGCGCGATCCACGCGGGCCAGGATGCAGACCCGACGACCGGCTCGGTGATCGTGCCGATCCACGCGACCTCGACCTACGCCCAGGACGGCGTGGGCGGGATGCGCTCGGGCTACGAGTACTCGCGCACCGGCAACCCGACCCGGACGGCGCTGGAGGAGTGTCTTGCCGCGCTGGAAGGCGGCAGGCACGCCAGGGCGTTCGCCTCGGGCATGGCAGCCACCGATGCGGTGCTGCGCGCGACGTTGCGTCCTGGCGACCACCTGATCATCCCCGACGACGCCTACGGCGGCACGTTCCGCCTGATCGACAAGGTGCTGTCGGGCTGGGGTGTGGAGTACACGCCGGTCCCGGTGTCCGATGTGGATGCCGCGCGGGCGGCGATCCGGGCCAACACCAAGCTGATCTGGATCGAGACCCCCACCAACCCGCTGCTCAACATCGGCGACATCGCCGCGCTGGCGCAGCTCGCGCACGACACCGGCACGAAGCTGGTCGTGGACAACACCTTCGCCTCGCCGTACCTGCAGCAGCCGCTGGAGCTCGGGGCGGCCGTCGTCGTGCACTCGACGACCAAGTACCTGGGCGGGCACTCCGACGTGGTCGGCGGCGCCGTGGTGACCTCCGACGACGAGCTCGCCCAGCAGGTCGCGTTCCTGCAGAACAGCGCGGGCGCGGTGCCCGGGCCTTTCGACGCGTGGCTGACGCTGCGCGGGCTGAAGACGCTCGCGGTGCGGATGGACCGCCACAGCGCCAACGCCGAGCGGGTCGTGGCCGCGCTGCAGAACCACCCCAAGGTCGCCAGGGTGCTCTACCCGGGCCTGGAGGAGCACCCCGGCCACGACGTGGCGGTGAAGCAGATGCGCAGCTTCGGCGGGATGGTGTCGTTCATCCACGCCGACGGCGAGCAGGCCGCGCTAGACGTCTGCGCCCGCACCAGGCTGTTCACCCTGGCCGAGTCGCTGGGCGGGGTGGAGTCGCTGATCGAGCACCCCGGCCGGATGACCCACGCCAGCACGGCGGGTTCGATGCTGCAGGTGCCCTCCGACCTCGTCCGGCTGTCGGTCGGCATCGAGGACGCAGGCGACCTCGTCGAGGACCTGCTCAGCGCACTGGACTGA
- the greA gene encoding transcription elongation factor GreA → MSETQVTWLTQDAFDRLKSELDELVGNRPVIAAKINEAREEGDLKENGGYHAAREEQGHLESRIRQLQELLRTAKVGDVPTEAGVAKPGSVLTVRYDDEDETEKFLLATREEGAHGDLEVYSPSSPLGQALLDAKEGETREYELPNGGTMKVTLVKAEPFTG, encoded by the coding sequence GTGAGCGAGACCCAGGTGACCTGGCTGACCCAGGATGCTTTCGACCGGCTCAAGTCCGAGCTGGACGAACTGGTCGGTAACCGCCCGGTGATCGCCGCGAAGATCAACGAGGCCCGCGAGGAGGGCGACCTCAAGGAGAACGGCGGTTACCACGCCGCCCGCGAGGAGCAGGGCCACCTCGAGTCCCGGATCCGCCAGCTCCAGGAACTGCTGCGCACCGCCAAGGTGGGCGACGTGCCGACCGAGGCCGGCGTCGCCAAGCCCGGCTCGGTGCTGACCGTCCGCTACGACGACGAGGACGAGACCGAGAAGTTCCTGCTGGCCACCCGCGAGGAAGGCGCGCACGGCGACCTGGAGGTCTACTCCCCGAGCTCCCCGCTCGGACAGGCGCTGCTGGACGCCAAGGAGGGCGAGACCCGGGAGTACGAGCTGCCCAACGGCGGCACCATGAAGGTGACCCTGGTGAAGGCGGAGCCCTTCACCGGCTGA
- a CDS encoding Lrp/AsnC family transcriptional regulator — protein sequence MAPNDTGADEALDALDARLLLLLSDEPRLGVLECSRRLGVARGTVQARMDRMLRRGVLQGFPPDLDLAAMGYGLTAFAVLEIAQGQRAAVAARLAAIDEVCEVHATTGQGDLFVRMVARSNADLQRVIDNVVAVPEVRRTSTSIALSTPVPPRVRPLLERLAASDGE from the coding sequence GTGGCTCCCAACGACACCGGCGCGGACGAGGCCCTCGACGCGCTCGACGCCAGGCTGCTGCTGTTGCTGTCCGACGAGCCGAGGCTGGGCGTGCTGGAGTGCTCGCGGCGGCTGGGCGTGGCGCGCGGAACCGTGCAGGCGCGCATGGACCGCATGCTGCGGCGCGGCGTCCTGCAGGGCTTCCCGCCCGACCTCGACCTGGCGGCCATGGGCTACGGGCTCACCGCGTTCGCGGTGCTGGAGATCGCCCAGGGGCAGCGGGCCGCGGTGGCGGCTCGGCTGGCGGCCATCGACGAGGTGTGCGAGGTGCACGCCACCACCGGGCAGGGCGACCTGTTCGTGCGCATGGTCGCCAGGTCCAACGCCGACCTGCAACGGGTGATCGACAACGTGGTGGCGGTGCCTGAGGTGCGGCGGACGTCGACGTCGATCGCGCTCTCCACGCCGGTACCGCCCCGGGTCCGGCCGCTGCTGGAACGCCTGGCGGCCTCCGACGGGGAGTGA
- the hppD gene encoding 4-hydroxyphenylpyruvate dioxygenase — protein MRQLVGLVDHDASKDPFPVRAMDAVVFVVGNATQSALFYQVAFGMELVAYSGPEHGNRDHKAYVLKSGSARFVLKGAVDPDSPLADHHRRHGDGVVDLALEVTDVDKCVEHARAQGATVLEEPHEVSDDNGTVRTAAIATYGETRHTLVDRSRYRGPYLPGYVERTGSYRKPEGAPKRLFQAVDHCVGNVELGKMDEWVAFYNRVMGFVNMAEFVGDDIATEYSALMSKVVANGNHRVKFPLNEPAVGKRKSQIDEYLEFYRGAGCQHIALATGDILTTIKAMREAGVEFLATPDSYYDDPELRARIGEVRLPIETLKEHGILVDRDEDGYLLQIFTKPIGDRPTVFYELIERHGSLGFGKGNFKALFEAIEREQERRGNL, from the coding sequence ATGCGCCAGCTCGTCGGCCTGGTGGACCACGACGCGTCCAAGGACCCGTTCCCGGTCCGCGCGATGGACGCGGTCGTGTTCGTCGTGGGCAACGCGACCCAGAGCGCGCTGTTCTACCAGGTCGCCTTCGGCATGGAGCTCGTCGCCTACTCCGGGCCCGAGCACGGCAACCGGGACCACAAGGCGTACGTGCTCAAGTCGGGTTCGGCCCGCTTCGTGCTCAAGGGCGCCGTCGACCCGGACAGCCCGCTGGCCGACCACCACCGCAGGCACGGCGACGGCGTCGTGGACCTCGCGCTGGAGGTCACCGACGTCGACAAGTGCGTCGAGCACGCCCGCGCGCAGGGCGCGACCGTGTTGGAGGAGCCGCACGAGGTCTCCGACGACAACGGCACCGTCCGCACCGCGGCCATCGCGACCTACGGCGAGACCCGCCACACGCTGGTCGACCGCAGCCGCTACCGCGGTCCGTACCTGCCGGGCTACGTCGAGCGCACCGGCAGCTACCGCAAGCCCGAGGGCGCGCCGAAGCGGCTGTTCCAGGCCGTCGATCACTGCGTCGGCAACGTCGAGCTCGGGAAGATGGACGAGTGGGTCGCCTTCTACAACCGCGTCATGGGCTTCGTGAACATGGCCGAGTTCGTCGGTGACGACATCGCCACCGAGTACTCGGCGCTGATGAGCAAGGTCGTCGCCAACGGCAACCACCGGGTGAAGTTCCCGCTCAACGAGCCGGCGGTCGGCAAGAGGAAGTCGCAGATCGACGAGTACCTGGAGTTCTACCGCGGCGCCGGCTGCCAGCACATCGCGCTGGCCACCGGCGACATCCTGACCACCATCAAGGCGATGCGCGAGGCCGGGGTGGAGTTCCTGGCCACGCCCGACTCCTACTACGACGACCCCGAGCTGCGGGCCCGCATCGGCGAGGTGCGGCTGCCGATCGAGACGCTCAAGGAGCACGGCATCCTCGTCGACCGCGACGAGGACGGCTACCTGCTGCAGATCTTCACCAAGCCGATCGGCGACCGGCCGACCGTCTTCTACGAGCTGATCGAGCGGCACGGTTCGCTGGGCTTCGGCAAGGGCAACTTCAAGGCGCTGTTCGAGGCGATCGAGCGCGAGCAGGAGCGCCGCGGCAACCTCTGA
- a CDS encoding Bax inhibitor-1/YccA family protein, with translation MRTTSNPAFKNLPTTGGYANFNHGQGQGGYGTPFGQAPAAPPQTARPMTIDDVVTKTAITLALAVVTGAATYLMGPAALGLALPAAIIGLVLAMVVIFKKKVSPALIIAYSAVEGVFLGGISYLFAMLVGNPGIVMQAIAGTMGVFAAMLVVYKTGAIRVTPKLTKWIIGAVAGVAVLMLVNLIASFFVSGGLGLRDGGALAIGFSLLCIGIAAFSFLLDFDAADQAIKGGVDAKFAWYIAFGLMTTLVWLYLEILRLLSYFQND, from the coding sequence TTGCGCACAACGAGCAACCCCGCGTTCAAGAACCTGCCGACGACCGGCGGGTACGCGAACTTCAACCACGGCCAGGGACAGGGCGGCTACGGCACCCCCTTCGGCCAGGCGCCGGCTGCGCCGCCGCAGACCGCGCGTCCGATGACCATCGACGACGTGGTCACCAAGACCGCCATCACCCTCGCGCTCGCGGTGGTCACCGGTGCGGCGACCTACCTGATGGGTCCGGCCGCGCTCGGGCTCGCGCTGCCCGCGGCGATCATCGGGCTGGTGCTGGCGATGGTCGTCATCTTCAAGAAGAAGGTCAGCCCGGCGCTGATCATCGCCTACTCGGCGGTCGAGGGTGTGTTCCTCGGCGGTATCAGCTACCTGTTCGCGATGCTGGTCGGCAACCCCGGCATCGTCATGCAGGCCATCGCGGGCACCATGGGTGTCTTCGCGGCGATGCTGGTGGTCTACAAGACCGGTGCGATCCGTGTCACGCCGAAGCTGACCAAGTGGATCATCGGCGCGGTCGCCGGTGTCGCGGTGCTCATGCTGGTCAACCTGATCGCGAGCTTCTTCGTGTCAGGTGGCCTGGGGCTGCGCGACGGCGGTGCTCTGGCGATCGGCTTCAGCCTGCTGTGCATCGGCATCGCGGCGTTCAGCTTCCTGCTGGACTTCGACGCCGCCGACCAGGCCATCAAGGGCGGCGTGGACGCCAAGTTCGCGTGGTACATCGCCTTCGGCCTGATGACCACGCTGGTGTGGCTGTACCTGGAGATCCTGCGGCTGCTGTCGTACTTCCAGAACGACTAG
- a CDS encoding DUF4307 domain-containing protein — translation MTSQRLPEGRYGSRARGPARPGVRWLLTGITVVVLLGLSVLGYANLGSAPIEGKQTAFTIDDDSSVRITLEVRRDDPRRPAACVVRARAESGDEVGRKEVLIQPADDTIRQETVLRTSARATIGEVYGCTYNVPEYLSTWTRPTG, via the coding sequence ATGACAAGCCAGCGGTTACCGGAGGGCCGGTACGGCTCGCGTGCGCGCGGGCCCGCGCGCCCCGGAGTGCGCTGGCTGCTGACCGGGATCACCGTCGTCGTCCTCCTGGGGCTGTCCGTCCTCGGCTACGCCAATCTCGGAAGCGCCCCCATCGAGGGCAAGCAGACCGCCTTCACCATCGACGACGACAGCTCCGTGCGGATCACCCTGGAGGTCCGCCGCGACGACCCCCGGCGCCCCGCCGCGTGCGTGGTGCGCGCCCGCGCGGAGTCCGGCGACGAGGTGGGCCGCAAGGAAGTCCTGATCCAACCGGCGGACGACACGATCCGGCAGGAGACTGTGCTCCGTACCTCCGCCCGAGCCACCATCGGGGAGGTGTACGGCTGCACTTACAACGTTCCTGAATATTTGTCCACCTGGACACGGCCAACCGGGTGA
- a CDS encoding acetyl-CoA C-acetyltransferase, with the protein MTEAVIVATARSPIGRAGKGSLVDVRPDDLTAQIVRAALDKVPELDPSDIDDLMLGCGLPGGEQGFNMARVVSVLLGYDHLPGTTVTRYCSSSLQTTRMALHAIKAGEGDVFISAGVEMVSRFAKGNSDSLEDTRNPLFDDAQERTQRTAEQGADSWTDPREFDALPDVYIPMGQTAENLARLKGISRDEMDDFGVRSQNLAEKAIANGFWAREIVPVTTPSGKVVDADDGPRAGVTKEGVAGLKPVFRPDGRITAANCCPLNDGAAAVVIMSDTKARQLGLTPLARIVSTGVSGLSPEIMGLGPVEASKQALARAGLSVGDIDLVEINEAFAAQVIPSYQDLGIPLEKVNVNGGAIAVGHPFGMTGARITTTLLNSLQWHDKQFGLETMCVGGGQGMAMVVERLS; encoded by the coding sequence ATGACCGAAGCAGTGATCGTCGCCACCGCACGCTCCCCCATCGGCCGCGCGGGCAAGGGGTCGCTGGTGGACGTCCGACCGGACGACCTGACGGCGCAGATCGTCCGCGCGGCGCTGGACAAGGTTCCCGAGCTGGACCCGTCCGACATCGACGACCTGATGCTGGGCTGCGGTCTGCCCGGCGGCGAGCAGGGCTTCAACATGGCCAGGGTGGTGTCGGTGCTGCTCGGCTACGACCACCTGCCCGGCACCACCGTCACCCGGTACTGCTCCTCCAGCTTGCAGACCACGCGGATGGCGCTGCACGCGATCAAGGCCGGTGAGGGCGACGTGTTCATCAGCGCGGGCGTGGAGATGGTCTCGCGCTTCGCCAAGGGCAACTCCGACTCGCTGGAGGACACCCGCAACCCGCTGTTCGACGACGCCCAGGAGCGCACGCAGCGCACCGCCGAGCAGGGCGCGGACTCCTGGACCGACCCGCGCGAGTTCGACGCCCTCCCCGACGTCTACATCCCGATGGGCCAGACCGCCGAGAACCTGGCGCGGCTCAAGGGGATCAGCCGCGACGAGATGGACGACTTCGGCGTGCGGTCGCAGAACCTCGCGGAGAAGGCCATCGCCAACGGGTTCTGGGCGCGGGAGATCGTGCCGGTCACCACGCCGTCGGGCAAGGTCGTCGACGCCGACGACGGTCCGCGCGCCGGGGTGACCAAGGAGGGCGTCGCGGGCCTCAAGCCGGTGTTCCGCCCGGACGGCCGGATCACCGCGGCCAACTGCTGCCCGCTCAACGACGGCGCCGCAGCCGTGGTGATCATGAGCGACACCAAGGCCAGGCAGCTCGGCCTGACGCCGCTCGCGCGGATCGTCTCGACCGGTGTTTCGGGCCTCTCGCCGGAGATCATGGGGCTTGGCCCGGTGGAGGCGTCCAAGCAGGCCCTGGCGCGCGCGGGCCTGTCGGTCGGCGACATCGACCTGGTGGAGATCAACGAGGCGTTCGCCGCGCAGGTCATCCCGTCCTACCAGGACCTGGGCATCCCGCTGGAGAAGGTGAACGTCAACGGTGGCGCCATCGCCGTCGGCCACCCCTTCGGCATGACCGGTGCCCGCATCACGACGACGCTGCTGAACTCGCTGCAGTGGCACGACAAGCAGTTCGGCCTGGAGACCATGTGCGTCGGCGGCGGCCAGGGCATGGCCATGGTCGTCGAGCGCCTGAGCTGA
- a CDS encoding IS30 family transposase has protein sequence MARRRAAERVGINERTAKDWDYGVRKSRNARTYPNGVRVDYAAGTSTIVDVNSVAPKLSALDKQLHPRLLTLVERERIRDLRAEGHSLRAIGKALGRSASTILREIRANSTHGAYRPYAAHRAAAARRPRPKQRKLIAQGPLRQFVVDGLRKRWSPEQICHALGKEHPGDQRMRVSVETIYQALYFQARGGLKREVQAAIRTGRTRRKPRRNPNQRTARFIDPMVMISDRPAEVEDRAVPGHWEGDLIIGAGSQSAIGTLVERTTRYTMLVHLPNGHDAEAVRDGLVATITTLPTHLRGSLTWDQGAEMARHKQFTMATDMPVYFCDPASPWQRGSNENTNGLLRQYFPKGTDLGTYGPEDLEHVAQQLNGRPRKTLGWDSPAERLAMLLTEAS, from the coding sequence GTGGCCCGACGTCGGGCGGCCGAGCGGGTGGGCATCAACGAGCGCACGGCGAAGGACTGGGACTACGGGGTCCGCAAGAGCCGGAACGCGCGGACCTACCCGAACGGGGTTCGTGTCGATTACGCGGCGGGGACCAGCACGATTGTCGACGTGAACTCCGTGGCGCCCAAGCTGTCCGCACTGGACAAGCAGTTGCATCCTCGGCTGCTGACCTTGGTGGAGCGGGAGCGGATCCGGGACCTGCGGGCCGAGGGCCACTCACTGCGGGCGATCGGGAAGGCGTTGGGGCGGTCGGCCAGCACGATCTTGCGGGAGATCCGCGCGAACTCCACCCACGGCGCCTACCGGCCGTATGCGGCTCACCGAGCGGCGGCCGCTCGTCGACCGCGCCCGAAGCAACGCAAGCTGATCGCGCAGGGACCGTTGCGCCAGTTCGTGGTTGACGGGCTGCGCAAGCGCTGGTCACCGGAGCAGATCTGCCACGCTCTAGGCAAGGAGCATCCCGGCGACCAGAGGATGCGAGTGAGCGTGGAGACGATCTACCAGGCGCTGTACTTCCAGGCCCGCGGTGGTCTCAAACGCGAAGTACAGGCCGCGATCCGCACCGGCCGGACCCGCCGCAAGCCACGCCGCAACCCGAACCAGCGCACCGCGCGGTTCATCGACCCGATGGTGATGATCAGCGACCGCCCTGCCGAGGTCGAGGACCGGGCCGTGCCCGGCCACTGGGAGGGAGACTTGATCATTGGCGCTGGCAGCCAGTCCGCGATCGGCACTCTGGTGGAACGCACCACGCGGTACACCATGCTGGTCCACCTGCCGAACGGGCATGACGCTGAAGCGGTCCGGGACGGTCTCGTAGCGACTATCACAACGCTGCCGACTCACCTTCGTGGCTCGCTGACCTGGGACCAGGGAGCCGAGATGGCCCGCCACAAGCAGTTCACCATGGCCACCGACATGCCGGTCTACTTCTGCGACCCGGCCAGTCCCTGGCAGCGCGGCAGCAACGAAAACACCAACGGACTGCTGCGCCAGTACTTCCCCAAGGGCACCGACCTCGGCACTTACGGACCCGAGGACCTCGAGCACGTCGCCCAACAGCTCAACGGGCGACCACGCAAAACGCTCGGCTGGGACTCCCCAGCCGAGCGCCTCGCTATGCTCCTGACCGAAGCCAGTTGA
- a CDS encoding SGNH/GDSL hydrolase family protein yields MIALRALRLAMLAAGTAGGLSGAAWGLLNGQSRYARRVIGPPSNMPLRADGIHLPEGVGPVPRSELPEGAQPLDLAVLGDSAAAGLGVNFPDELLSVLIARGLAAELDRPVSLRTHAIVGTTSQELHAQVDALLPQPPRLALVIIGANDVTSRLSVSTCAEMLGTEVRRLTEAGVAVVVGTCPDLGSIRPIPQPLRSLASSWSLALGRAQRREVEANGGHAVPLADLLSPEFLARPAEFFSPDRFHPSAAGYQAAAEILLPAVCAALGEWAGGPLPTAPTRSAAAEARRPTSRIVARLNRRLRSRTDTES; encoded by the coding sequence ATGATCGCGCTGAGAGCGCTTCGACTCGCCATGCTGGCCGCCGGGACCGCGGGCGGGCTTTCCGGGGCGGCGTGGGGACTGCTGAACGGCCAGTCCCGCTACGCCAGGCGGGTGATCGGCCCGCCGTCGAACATGCCGCTGCGCGCGGACGGCATCCACCTGCCCGAAGGCGTCGGCCCGGTGCCCCGCTCGGAACTGCCCGAAGGCGCGCAGCCGCTCGACCTCGCGGTCCTGGGCGACTCCGCGGCGGCCGGTCTGGGCGTGAACTTCCCGGACGAGCTGCTCAGCGTGCTGATCGCGCGCGGGCTGGCCGCCGAGCTGGACCGGCCGGTGTCCCTGCGCACACACGCGATCGTCGGCACGACGTCCCAGGAGCTGCACGCCCAGGTCGACGCGCTGCTGCCGCAACCGCCGCGGCTGGCGCTGGTGATCATCGGGGCCAACGACGTCACGTCCCGGCTGTCGGTCTCGACCTGCGCCGAGATGCTCGGCACCGAGGTCCGGCGGCTGACCGAGGCCGGGGTGGCGGTGGTCGTCGGCACCTGCCCCGATCTCGGTTCGATCCGTCCCATCCCGCAGCCGCTGCGGTCGCTCGCGAGCTCGTGGAGCCTCGCCCTGGGCCGCGCCCAGCGCCGGGAGGTCGAGGCCAACGGTGGGCACGCGGTGCCGTTGGCGGACCTGCTGTCGCCGGAGTTCCTCGCCAGGCCGGCCGAGTTCTTCAGCCCGGACCGCTTCCACCCGTCGGCCGCCGGCTACCAGGCGGCTGCCGAGATCCTGCTGCCCGCGGTGTGCGCGGCGCTCGGCGAGTGGGCGGGCGGGCCGCTGCCGACCGCGCCCACGCGGTCCGCGGCGGCGGAGGCCAGGCGGCCGACCAGCCGCATCGTCGCGCGGCTCAACCGCAGGTTGAGGAGCCGCACGGACACCGAGAGCTGA